One Blastococcus colisei genomic window carries:
- a CDS encoding acyl-CoA dehydrogenase family protein, whose amino-acid sequence MGSTHEVTNQVPPSAGHDPIAGDAALAEACLRHADEATLHSLADLGRLAGSEQAQEWGRVANENPPKLRTHDRYGHRIDEVEFHPYWHELMRTAVENGLAGAPWAALSAHPTAPTQSAHPAAPTQFADPTAPTRFPHAHVRRAVGYVGWTQNEMGHACPITMTYAAVPALRRTPELAARYEPGLTATAYQFGLTEPSAKRGLIAGMGMTEKQGGSDVRANTTRAVAEPDESYRLTGHKWFTSAPMSDLFLVLAQLEEGVSCFAVPRVLPDGSRNVFHVQRLKDKLGDRSNASSEVEFDGTVGWLVGEPGRGVPAIIEMVNMTRLDCVLGSAATVRAALTQAIHHARHRRAFGALLVDQPLMQNVLADLAVESEAATALAIRLAAAVDSGESAFLRLAGAAAKFWVCKRAPGVVAEAMEVLGGNGYVEDSGLPRLYRQSPLNSIWEGSGNVIALDVLRAMGRSSDTLAAVSAEIELARGADERFDDAVKRLHAELGDAEGLPFRARRIAGLLALCLQGSLLLRYAPTAVADAFCASRLGERGGAALGMLPAGAAAGTIVDRASIAAV is encoded by the coding sequence ATGGGGTCCACGCACGAGGTGACCAACCAGGTGCCGCCGTCGGCCGGGCACGATCCGATCGCCGGCGACGCGGCGCTCGCCGAGGCCTGCCTGCGGCATGCCGACGAGGCGACGCTGCATTCGCTGGCCGACCTGGGGCGGCTGGCCGGCAGCGAGCAGGCGCAGGAGTGGGGCCGGGTCGCCAACGAGAATCCGCCGAAGCTCAGGACCCACGACCGCTACGGCCACCGGATCGACGAGGTGGAGTTCCATCCCTACTGGCACGAGCTGATGCGGACGGCGGTCGAGAACGGCCTGGCCGGCGCACCGTGGGCTGCCCTGTCCGCCCACCCCACCGCCCCGACGCAGTCCGCCCACCCCGCCGCCCCGACACAGTTCGCCGATCCCACCGCCCCGACGCGCTTTCCCCACGCGCACGTGCGCCGCGCCGTCGGCTATGTCGGCTGGACCCAGAACGAGATGGGCCATGCCTGTCCGATCACCATGACCTACGCCGCCGTCCCCGCGCTGCGCCGCACCCCCGAGCTCGCGGCGCGCTACGAGCCGGGGCTCACCGCCACGGCCTACCAGTTCGGACTGACCGAGCCGTCGGCCAAGCGAGGGCTGATCGCCGGCATGGGGATGACGGAGAAGCAAGGGGGCTCCGACGTCCGGGCCAACACCACTCGCGCCGTGGCCGAGCCGGACGAGTCCTACCGCCTGACGGGCCACAAGTGGTTCACCTCCGCGCCCATGAGCGACCTGTTCCTGGTGCTGGCGCAGCTCGAGGAGGGCGTGTCGTGCTTCGCCGTCCCGCGGGTACTTCCGGACGGCAGCCGGAACGTGTTCCACGTGCAACGTCTCAAGGACAAGCTCGGCGACCGGTCCAACGCCTCCAGCGAGGTGGAGTTCGACGGGACGGTGGGCTGGCTGGTCGGCGAGCCCGGCCGCGGCGTGCCGGCGATCATCGAGATGGTCAACATGACCAGGCTGGACTGCGTCCTGGGCTCGGCCGCCACGGTGCGCGCCGCCCTCACCCAGGCGATCCACCACGCCCGGCACCGGCGGGCGTTCGGCGCTCTGCTGGTCGACCAGCCGCTGATGCAGAACGTGCTGGCCGACCTGGCCGTGGAGAGCGAGGCGGCGACCGCCCTGGCCATCCGGCTCGCGGCGGCGGTGGACTCGGGCGAGTCGGCGTTCCTGCGCCTGGCGGGTGCCGCGGCGAAGTTCTGGGTGTGCAAGCGGGCGCCGGGCGTCGTCGCCGAGGCGATGGAGGTGCTGGGCGGCAACGGGTACGTCGAGGACTCCGGGCTGCCGCGGCTCTACCGGCAGTCGCCGCTGAACTCGATCTGGGAGGGGTCGGGCAACGTGATCGCGCTCGACGTGCTGCGCGCGATGGGGCGTTCCTCGGACACGCTGGCCGCGGTGAGCGCGGAGATCGAGCTCGCCCGCGGGGCGGACGAGCGGTTCGACGACGCGGTGAAGCGGCTGCACGCCGAGCTCGGGGACGCGGAAGGGCTACCGTTCCGGGCGCGGCGAATCGCCGGTCTTCTCGCGCTGTGCCTCCAGGGCTCGCTGCTGCTGCGGTACGCGCCGACGGCCGTCGCGGATGCCTTCTGCGCCTCTCGCCTGGGCGAACGCGGCGGTGCCGCGCTCGGGATGCTCCCGGCCGGTGCCGCGGCCGGCACGATCGTCGATCGGGCGTCGATCGCGGCTGTCTGA
- a CDS encoding putative bifunctional diguanylate cyclase/phosphodiesterase, whose protein sequence is MQPDGDGPRPSQPDVLAGVPDAVYRLDHEGRFTYLNAAAERLLERRAQKLLGHHAFHVFPASRGTIAETHFRDVLADRQPRQFEYYHEPQDRWYDVRAFPDPGGLAVFFRDIDARHRTDQQREAALHELTAVLAALPTATVLVGEDGRILVTNRAWEADADLLRSNDIDAGGVGDGYLDCMSRGLRPGDHAMIAAAFHRLQAESAESPPGSFDHEYSAQLGSFTSWFRLQAARVPESRRIVVTHTNITDRVRGEQALAWRAGHDELTGLPNRATLLDMTADALASGSPDAPGTALLVLDLDGFKTVNDSLGHQLGDRLLREVGGRLAEQVRPGDAVGRLGADQFVVLARDCDQAEAAALAFRLQTTFTSPFTASGISVPLSASIGVAVSRSDVRDPHQLLSDADAAMFAAKSSGRDRVHLFSPGLREAARWRLEVATRLRGDAIDQLVVHYQPVVRLDTGAVEGVEALVRWQHPERGLLPPDSFLSVAEETGQVIPITRWLLRETTRKAAEWAAQGLPLRMSVNVSARHFSAETLVRDVRVALRDSGLPPDQLVLELTETSVAEDPTRAEDQLTVLRSFGVRVAIDDFGTGWSSLAQLFSLPIGTLKIDRSLLNAAERAVAGETGAVLTAIVELTRTLGIRSVAEGVETPEHLRMVREAGCDLAQGWLLGQPMPAEEIPRFVRSVQAAGGDLCALAVAGSAASQAG, encoded by the coding sequence GTGCAACCAGACGGTGACGGGCCGCGGCCAAGCCAGCCCGACGTGCTGGCCGGCGTCCCCGATGCCGTCTACCGCCTCGACCACGAGGGCCGGTTCACGTACTTGAACGCCGCGGCCGAGAGGCTGCTCGAGCGCCGAGCGCAGAAGCTGCTCGGTCACCACGCGTTCCATGTCTTCCCGGCCTCGCGCGGGACGATCGCCGAGACGCACTTCCGGGACGTCCTCGCCGACCGGCAGCCCCGCCAGTTCGAGTACTACCACGAGCCGCAGGACCGCTGGTACGACGTGCGAGCGTTTCCCGACCCGGGCGGGCTCGCCGTCTTCTTCCGGGACATCGACGCGCGGCACCGCACCGACCAGCAGCGGGAGGCCGCGCTCCACGAGCTCACGGCAGTCCTCGCGGCCCTGCCGACGGCCACCGTCCTGGTCGGCGAGGACGGCCGCATCCTGGTCACCAACCGAGCCTGGGAGGCCGACGCCGACCTGCTGCGCAGCAACGACATCGACGCCGGCGGGGTCGGTGACGGATATCTGGACTGCATGTCGCGAGGACTGCGGCCCGGCGACCACGCCATGATCGCGGCCGCGTTCCACCGGCTGCAGGCCGAGTCCGCGGAGAGTCCTCCCGGGTCGTTCGACCACGAGTACTCCGCCCAGCTCGGCTCGTTCACCAGCTGGTTCCGGCTGCAGGCCGCGCGGGTTCCGGAGTCGCGACGAATCGTGGTGACCCACACGAACATCACCGACCGGGTGCGGGGCGAGCAGGCGCTCGCCTGGCGGGCGGGCCACGACGAGCTGACCGGCCTGCCGAACAGAGCCACGTTGCTGGACATGACCGCCGACGCGCTGGCGTCGGGCTCCCCCGACGCCCCGGGCACCGCACTGCTGGTGCTGGACCTCGACGGGTTCAAGACGGTCAACGACTCCCTCGGCCACCAGCTCGGCGACCGGCTGCTGCGCGAGGTGGGCGGTCGCCTGGCCGAGCAGGTGCGACCGGGCGACGCCGTGGGCCGGCTCGGTGCCGACCAGTTCGTCGTCCTCGCCCGCGACTGCGACCAGGCAGAGGCCGCGGCGCTGGCTTTCCGGCTGCAGACGACGTTCACCTCGCCGTTCACGGCGTCCGGCATCTCCGTTCCCCTGTCGGCGAGCATCGGCGTCGCCGTGTCCCGGTCGGACGTGCGCGACCCGCACCAGCTGCTCAGTGACGCCGACGCCGCGATGTTCGCGGCGAAGAGCTCCGGACGCGACCGGGTCCACCTGTTCTCCCCCGGGCTCCGCGAGGCGGCGCGCTGGCGGCTGGAGGTCGCCACGCGGCTGCGAGGCGACGCGATCGACCAGCTCGTCGTCCACTACCAGCCGGTCGTCCGCCTGGACACGGGCGCGGTCGAGGGCGTGGAGGCCCTGGTCCGCTGGCAGCATCCCGAGCGCGGCCTGCTCCCTCCCGACTCCTTCCTGTCCGTCGCCGAGGAGACCGGTCAGGTCATCCCGATCACCCGGTGGCTGCTCCGCGAGACGACCCGCAAGGCGGCCGAGTGGGCCGCGCAGGGGCTTCCGCTGCGCATGTCGGTGAACGTGAGCGCCCGGCACTTCTCCGCCGAGACCCTGGTCAGGGACGTCCGGGTGGCGCTGCGCGACTCCGGGCTGCCGCCGGACCAGCTGGTCCTGGAGCTGACCGAGACCAGCGTCGCCGAGGACCCGACCCGCGCCGAGGACCAGCTCACCGTGCTGCGGAGCTTCGGTGTGCGGGTCGCCATCGACGACTTCGGGACCGGCTGGTCGTCCCTCGCGCAGCTGTTCTCCCTGCCGATCGGCACGCTCAAGATCGACCGGTCGCTGCTGAATGCGGCCGAGCGGGCCGTGGCCGGGGAGACCGGTGCGGTGCTCACGGCCATCGTCGAGCTCACCCGGACCCTGGGCATCAGGTCGGTCGCGGAGGGCGTCGAGACACCGGAACACCTGCGGATGGTGCGGGAAGCAGGGTGCGACCTCGCCCAGGGCTGGTTGCTCGGTCAGCCCATGCCGGCCGAGGAGATCCCCCGTTTCGTGCGATCGGTCCAGGCTGCCGGCGGCGATCTGTGCGCGCTCGCCGTCGCCGGCAGCGCGGCCTCCCAGGCCGGGTGA
- a CDS encoding ribbon-helix-helix protein, CopG family, producing MAMTLRLNEAQTDALRRRARAEGASMQDVARRAVEAYIRAQEPEVPIAVLIDEELGRYAGAVAQLSRWQD from the coding sequence ATGGCGATGACACTGCGACTCAACGAGGCGCAGACCGATGCGTTACGGCGTCGCGCGCGCGCCGAGGGCGCCTCGATGCAGGACGTCGCCCGGCGCGCGGTGGAGGCCTACATCCGGGCCCAGGAGCCGGAGGTGCCGATCGCCGTGCTGATCGACGAGGAGCTCGGCCGCTACGCCGGCGCCGTGGCGCAGCTGAGCCGATGGCAGGACTGA
- a CDS encoding NYN domain-containing protein, protein MPDSLDAELATLTDGEPVPDGPSSLPAAAVAEGRPQPALDLLIWDAPNIDMTLSTVIGARPTAASRPRFDAIAAWFVDGAGDPTAPGAPEVEACVFANIPPQPGTLQRWVEALRGFGYSVFARPKSQPDDDIDQDMLDHIAVRAHSHRLRRLVVFSGDGRNFAEPLEQMVREGTHVVVVAFSEVAGYAISSELLEFIDIEDVPGAFVEPLDRVRLDALPPDGAWLRPTRSLRDFVSSFNARRDR, encoded by the coding sequence GTGCCCGACAGCCTCGACGCCGAACTCGCGACCCTGACCGACGGGGAGCCGGTGCCCGACGGGCCGTCGTCCCTGCCTGCCGCGGCGGTGGCCGAGGGGCGGCCGCAGCCGGCGCTGGACCTCCTGATCTGGGACGCCCCGAACATCGACATGACCCTGTCGACGGTGATCGGAGCGCGTCCGACCGCGGCCTCGCGACCCCGGTTCGACGCCATCGCGGCCTGGTTCGTCGACGGCGCCGGGGATCCGACCGCGCCCGGTGCACCGGAGGTCGAGGCGTGCGTGTTCGCCAACATCCCGCCGCAGCCCGGGACGCTGCAGCGCTGGGTGGAGGCGCTGCGAGGCTTCGGGTACTCGGTGTTCGCCCGGCCGAAGTCGCAGCCCGACGACGACATCGACCAGGACATGCTCGACCACATCGCCGTGCGGGCCCACAGTCATCGGCTGCGGCGGCTGGTCGTGTTCTCCGGCGACGGGCGGAACTTCGCCGAACCCCTGGAGCAGATGGTCCGCGAGGGCACCCACGTCGTCGTCGTGGCCTTCAGCGAGGTGGCCGGCTACGCCATCAGCTCGGAGCTCCTGGAGTTCATCGACATCGAGGACGTGCCCGGGGCCTTCGTCGAGCCGCTGGACCGGGTCCGCCTCGACGCGCTGCCGCCGGACGGCGCCTGGCTGCGCCCGACTCGCAGCCTGCGGGACTTCGTGAGCAGCTTCAACGCCCGCCGGGATCGCTGA
- a CDS encoding PilZ domain-containing protein — protein MDHPEEQTEAEITLSGRGVSVSSRVEVVQNEFISVRPSVGEFVEQVVVKVGDVVEIFWKTEDSQRAMPAEITDVETGAVVRWRMRTTGPADTSQRRKAVRGRIAVPVEAEHGAIDLKGTSIDLSEAGIRVEFEGLGAPPEAGAKLLLVVHLDDGDIRTPAEVVRTQARGARWVMSIRFVDIPEKDQDRVRRRVFQALREERANKADDAPPGLRG, from the coding sequence ATGGATCACCCGGAAGAGCAGACGGAAGCCGAGATCACGCTCTCCGGCCGGGGTGTGTCCGTCAGCTCGCGGGTCGAGGTCGTCCAGAACGAGTTCATCTCGGTGCGGCCCTCCGTCGGCGAGTTCGTCGAGCAGGTCGTGGTCAAGGTCGGCGACGTCGTCGAGATCTTCTGGAAGACCGAGGACTCCCAGCGCGCCATGCCCGCGGAGATCACCGACGTGGAGACCGGCGCCGTCGTCCGCTGGCGGATGCGCACGACCGGTCCGGCGGACACCAGTCAGCGGCGCAAGGCGGTCCGTGGTCGCATCGCGGTCCCGGTCGAGGCCGAGCACGGGGCCATCGACCTCAAGGGCACGAGCATCGACCTCAGCGAGGCCGGCATCCGGGTCGAGTTCGAGGGGCTGGGCGCCCCGCCCGAGGCCGGCGCGAAGCTCCTCCTCGTCGTCCACCTCGACGACGGCGACATCCGGACCCCGGCCGAGGTGGTGCGCACCCAGGCCCGGGGCGCCCGCTGGGTCATGTCCATCCGGTTCGTCGACATCCCGGAGAAGGACCAGGACCGCGTGCGGCGGCGCGTCTTCCAGGCGCTGCGCGAGGAGCGGGCGAACAAGGCCGATGACGCCCC
- a CDS encoding type II toxin-antitoxin system death-on-curing family toxin, with protein sequence MAGLSLEDLLEVARRTVGPHVRVRDLGLLSAALARVEARVLGHDVYPSVEERAAALLHSLATTAPLVHGNRPFCWAATAVYLARRGRASTLTDDEAIALVTDVLTGRVETVESIAERLRSTA encoded by the coding sequence ATGGCAGGACTGAGCCTCGAGGATCTCCTGGAGGTCGCCCGGCGCACGGTCGGACCGCACGTCCGTGTCCGTGACCTCGGACTGCTCAGTGCGGCCCTCGCCCGGGTGGAGGCCCGCGTGCTCGGACACGACGTCTACCCCAGCGTGGAGGAGCGGGCGGCGGCGTTGCTGCACTCCCTCGCCACCACGGCGCCGCTGGTGCACGGGAACCGGCCGTTCTGCTGGGCCGCGACCGCGGTGTACCTGGCTCGTCGCGGGCGGGCGTCGACGCTGACGGATGACGAGGCGATCGCCCTGGTCACCGACGTGCTGACCGGACGGGTCGAGACGGTCGAGTCGATCGCCGAGCGGCTCCGCTCGACCGCCTGA